The Fragaria vesca subsp. vesca linkage group LG2, FraVesHawaii_1.0, whole genome shotgun sequence genome includes a window with the following:
- the LOC101312992 gene encoding uncharacterized protein LOC101312992: MSISDSSVDDRWSKDLPYELVDMIVKRLWLFDSISCTAVCSSWRLVWKRRLETSFPFILQSVPYQDYYSLYSPAEDRATNNLRFPKGVVDRDGMAPYCSGSCNSWLIIAEHSSEQPQTARNYFFNPVSGARIALPPHSNPSFFVRDDRTRRHKKVFVKTVASSDPTDPNCIVAALTLHGHRLAFCRPNDASWTMQYKPDTPLKGGFGLTDLHFHEGELYATVGRKIDAILMFDPIEVLSQSHSGSDEADAFKGKLLGVSPLQEHLIYMHNPSFSLITSSNGELLLVLKDERKWENDREVLLLVLRCKVDKTIRIISDKGWLKYEKMNNIGEQAIFIGDIGARTLIAMAKPTNSMPVIDKLGGHGSGNCIYFTNEKDDRIGVYNLADETLKYQLTGGLQQKRSKVWFTPKLS, encoded by the coding sequence ATGAGTATTAGCGACTCTAGCGTAGACGACAGATGGTCCAAGGATCTTCCTTATGAATTAGTAGACATGATAGTGAAGCGGCTATGGCTATTTGATTCAATATCATGTACTGCTGTTTGTTCATCTTGGAGACTAGTTTGGAAACGCAGGTTGGAAACCAGTTTCCCATTCATCCTGCAATCTGTTCCCTATCAAGACTACTATAGTTTATATAGTCCTGCCGAAGATAGAGCCACCAACAACCTCAGGTTTCCAAAGGGAGTTGTAGATCGTGATGGCATGGCTCCATATTGTTCCGGCTCTTGTAATTCTTGGTTAATAATTGCAGAACATAGTAGCGAGCAACCACAGACGGCCAGGAACTACTTCTTCAACCCGGTATCGGGTGCTCGCATTGCTCTGCCGCCCCACTCGAACCCTTCTTTCTTTGTCAGAGACGATAGAACTCGTCGGCATAAGAAAGTTTTTGTCAAGACTGTAGCCTCTTCAGATCCAACAGATCCTAACTGCATTGTAGCGGCACTTACATTACACGGTCATAGGTTGGCGTTTTGCAGGCCAAATGATGCATCATGGACTATGCAATATAAACCCGATACTCCCCTTAAAGGTGGCTTTGGCTTGACTGACCTTCACTTCCATGAGGGAGAGTTGTATGCGACGGTGGGGAGGAAGATCGACGCTATACTTATGTTTGATCCCATAGAGGTTCTTTCTCAATCTCATTCTGGTAGTGACGAGGCTGATGCTTTCAAGGGCAAGTTGTTAGGTGTTAGCCCTCTTCAAGAGCACTTGATATACATGCATAATCCATCTTTTTCTTTGATCACTTCCTCCAATGGCGAGCTGCTACTAGTTTTGAAGGATGAGAGAAAATGGGAAAACGATAGAGAAGTTTTACTATTGGTGTTAAGGTGTAAGGTGGATAAAACTATTCGCATTATAAGTGATAAAGGTTGGTTAAAGTATGAAAAGATGAATAACATTGGAGAGCAAGCGATATTTATAGGTGACATAGGAGCCAGGACCTTGATTGCTATGGCAAAACCAACCAACTCAATGCCGGTGATAGACAAGCTTGGTGGACATGGAAGTGGAAACTGCATCTACTTTACCAATGAAAAGGATGATAGAATTGGTGTTTATAACTTGGCTGATGAGACACTGAAATATCAGCTCACTGGAGGTCTTCAACAAAAACGTAGCAAGGTCTGGTTTACACCAAAGCTATCATGA
- the LOC101313283 gene encoding protein TIC 62, chloroplastic-like: MAFRLSLTSTPHFQISTPKRPRQLPLPLLGFQLKCCSSSFSRSKAGAVHAVQQEEQQLVQSPASDSTSVPCSSSKLVLVIGGTGGVGQLVVASLLDRNIKSRLLLRDTEKATALFGEQDPETLQVVKGDTRNPDDLDPSIFEGVTHVICCTGTTAFPSKRWSGDNTPEKVDWEGVRNLVSALPRSLKRVVLVSSVGVTKFNELPWSIMNLFGVLKYKKMGEDILRNSGLPFTIIRPGRLTDGPYTSYDLNTLLKATAGQRRAVLIGQGDTLVGEVSRLVVAEACIQALDIECTEGKIFEVNSVEGEGPGSDQQKWRELFKAAQGQ, translated from the exons ATGGCTTTCAGACTCTCACTTACTTCCACTCCCCATTTCCAAATCTCTACCCCAAAACGCCCTCGACAACTACCTCTCCCTCTTCTGGGTTTTCAGCTAAAATGTTGCTCCAGTTCCTTTTCGCGCTCAAAAGCGGGAGCAGTTCATGCTGTTCAACAGGAGGAGCAGCAGCTGGTCCAGTCCCCTGCTTCAGACTCCACTTCTGTCCCTTGTTCCTCTTCCAAGCTCGTTCTCGTCATCGGTGGTACCGGCGGCGTTG GTCAGCTGGTAGTGGCTTCATTGCTCGATCGGAATATCAAGTCTCGCCTACTATTGCGTGACACTGAGAAAGCAACTGCATTATTTGGTGAACAAGACCCAGAAACATTGCAG GTAGTCAAAGGGGACACTCGCAACCCAGATGATCTCGATCCATCTATTTTTGAG GGCGTCACACATGTGATTTGCTGCACCGGAACTACTGCTTTTCCTTCAAAGCGTTGGAGTGGGGATAATACACCAGAAAAAGTTG ATTGGGAGGGTGTGAGAAATCTGGTATCTGCACTGCCTCGGTCACTGAAGAGAGTTGTTCTTGTATCATCAGTAGGTGTAACCAAGTTCAATGAACTGCCATGGAG CATTATGAACCTTTTCGGTGTCCTTAAGTATAAGAAGATGGGGGAGGATATTCTTCGTAATTCTGGTCTACCATTTACAATAATCAG ACCTGGTAGATTGACAGATGGACCTTATACATCATATGATCTTAATACATTGCTCAAAGCTACAGCTGGCCAACGACGTGCAGTCCTAATAGGTCAAG GAGATACACTCGTTGGTGAGGTTAGCAGACTTGTAGTTGCGGAAGCTTGCATACAGGCGCTGGACATAGAATGTACTGAAGGAAAAATATTTGAAGTCAACTCAGTTGAG GGAGAAGGTCCTGGAAGCGATCAGCAGAAGTGGCGGGAACTATTCAAAGCTGCCCAAGGTCAATAA
- the LOC101309029 gene encoding phytochromobilin:ferredoxin oxidoreductase, chloroplastic-like: MISMDGDAELQMLSFKAAKIRLLRSLCIETQTMQVLDFAVFPEPEYDMPIFCANFFTSANVNIVVLDLNPLHNVIIEREYRDKYYKSLIPLGVKYAELLPWGGKLTSESLKFFSPIVIWTRFTSSSNNYEILYSAFMDYYKAWLELMDQAVVETNASQIKRNHEAQHRYLTWRAEKDPGHGVLKRLIGETQAKDLLVNFLFNGIANLGSKSFLEYFPEYCCEDGTINQNRSIIGKSYENRPWDRKGEFVSNNFEN; this comes from the exons ATGATTTCAATGGATGGTGATGCAGAACTTCAAATGTTATCATTCAAAGCTGCTAAGATTAGGCTTTTACGTAGTCTATGTATTGAGACCCAAACAATGCAG GTTTTGGATTTCGCTGTCTTCCCAGAACCAGAATATGATATGCCAATATTTTGTGCCAACTTCTTCACCAGTGCGAATGTAAACATAGTTGTGTT GGACCTCAATCCTTTGCACAACGTCATTATTGAAAGAGAATACAGAGATAAATACTACAAAAGCCTAATACCTCTTGGTGTTAAATATGCTGAG CTTTTACCATGGGGTGGAAAGCTTACTAGTGAGTCATTGAAATTTTTTTCACCCATTGTGATATGGACAAGATTTACGTCAAGTTCAAACAATTATGAGATTTTATATTCTGCTTTCATGGATTATTACAAG GCGTGGCTTGAGCTGATGGACCAAGCAGTAGTGGAGACAAATGCCTCTCAAATTAAACGTAACCATGAAGCACAACATCGATATCTAACTTGGAGAGCAGAGAAG GATCCTGGACATGGAGTTCTCAAAAGGTTGATTGGGGAGACACAAGCAAAG GATTTGCTGGTGAACTTCCTGTTCAATGGAATTGCTAACCTAGGAAGCAAAAGTTTCCTGGAGTACTTCCCAGAGTACTGCTGTGAGGATGGAACTATAAATCAGAATCGTAGTATAATCGGAAAGTCTTACGAAAATCGGCCGTGGGATAGGAAAGGAGAATTTGTTAGTAACAATTTTGAAAATTAG